The stretch of DNA ATCTCCAGGATCAGCGAGATGCTCATGGTTGTCTTCCGATCAGGTGAGTGTCGAGGGAACCGTCAGTGGGGGTCCTTGGCTGGCAGGGCTGCGATCGATGGGGGATCGTTCTCGGTTCGCCCGGTCTTCGCGGCACTGCCGGGAGAGCCGAGTTCGTCGAAGAACTCCGCGTTGGAACTGACGTATCCGGACCATTGATCAGGCAGGTCGTCGTCGAAGAAGATGGCCTCGACGGGGCAGACCGGTTCACAGGCTCCGCAGTCGACGCACTCGTCGGGATGGATGTACATCATCCGTCCGCCCTCGTAGATGCAGTCGACGGGGCATTCTTCGATGCAGGCTTTGTCCAGTACATCGACGCAGGGTTCGGCAATTACGTACGGCACGGCGGGTCGGACTCCTAGCTCTGACGATGGCCTAACTCAACTTGTCCAGAACCATATGCCATCTTCTGACATCTTGTCTATGAAATTTTGAAGTCGGTCCCGAGTCGGCCCAAGGAAGGGTGCGGCCTGGGGATATGCGCGCTATCCGCATAATGTCGACGGGGAACATCGGTTATTCGCGATCGGCTCTGTTGTGCGGCGGGATCATTGGATACTCTTCTATCTGACAGCTCAGGTCACATCGAGATCCTGCAGCTCCGACGCGGCTACGTTGCCGTTCCACTCAATCGAAAGGTACTCCGCCATGGCGTTGGCGATCTCGGAAGAACACAAGGAACTGGCCGACGTGGCCGCGTCCCATCTCGCGCGGGGGAACGTGCGGGAGGCTGCACGTCGGACTCTCGACGGCACCGGCGCGGACCTTCCCGCGTTCTGGTCCGCGACGGCAGGGCTCGGCTGGTTCGGACTGCACCTGCCCGAAGAACACGGGGGGTCGGGCTTCGGTCTCCCCGAATTGACGGTGGTATTGGAGGCCCTCGGGCACGAACTGGCCCCGGGGCCGTTCCTTCCGACGGTGACGGCCTCGGCGATCCTGGCGCACAGCGCACCCGAATCGGTTCAGGCTCGGTGGCTTCCGGGACTGGCAGACGGTTCGGCGATCGGCGCCGTCGGCCTGTCGCCGGGGTTGACGCTCGATTCGGACGGTGGCCTCACCGGCGAGAGCCGCGCGGTGATCGGCGCGCCCCAGGCCGCTGTGCTCGTGCTGGTCGCGGGAGATGACGTCGTGGTGGTCGAACCCGGCGAGGCCGGTGTGTCGGTGTCGACGCGAGCGGGCTTGGACACGACTCGGACGATCGGCAACGTCACGGTCGACGGTGCTGCGATTCCCGCCGAGCGCATCCTGAAGGGCGCAGCGCGCGCCGCGGTCACGTATTTCCGCATCCTCGTCGCCGCCGAGGCCGTGGGAAGCGCGATGGCCTGCCTCGAGACCGCCACCGACTACGTGAAGACCCGCGAGCAGTTCGGGCGACCGGTCGGCACCTTCCAGGCAGTGAAGCATCATTGCGCGAACATGCTGATCGACATCGAGATGACCGTGGCCGCCACCTGGGACGCGGCGCGCGCCGGAGATGTGGAGAGCGCCTGGTTCGCCGCCGCGGTCGCGGCCTCACACGCCGCCCGGGCCCAGGTGAAAGCGGCCCGGCTCAACATCCAACTGCACGGTGGTATCGGATTCACCTGGGAGCACGACGCGCACCTCTACCTGCGTCGAGCGGACACCGTGGCGGCCGTAGTGGCGGACGGGCGAGACCCGCTGGTCGACGTCGTCGAGGCGTTCCGCGCCGGGGAAGCACACGGTGCGTCCTTCGAACTGCCGGCGGAAGCACGGACGTTCCGCGAGCAGGCCGGTGCCGCGGTGGCCCACTACAAGGCGCTGCCCGAGGGGGAGCAGCGTGACTATCTGGTGGACAGCGGCTACCTCGTTCCGCACTGGCGGAAGCCCTGGGGCCGGGAAGCCGGAGTGGTGGAGCAGCTGGTCATCGAGGAGGAATTCGCGGGCATCGATCTACCCGATCTCGGAATCACCGGCTGGGTCAACCTCACGATCTCCCAGGTCGGGACGGACGAGCAGAAGAGCCGGTGGATCGACCCCGTCCTCCGTGGGCAGACCAACTGGTGCCAGTTGTTCAGCGAGCCGGGTGCGGGGTCCGACGCGGCCGCGGTTCGCACGGCGGGCAAACGCGTCGACGGGGGGTGGCGTGTCACGGGACAGAAGGTGTGGACGAGTGCCGCGCTCGGTTGCGAGTGGGGCCTGGCCACGGTCCGGACGGATCCGCAGGCCTCTAAGCACGCCGGCGTGACGATGATGGCGATCCGGCTGGACTCACCGGGAGTCGAGATCCGCCCGCTGCGGGAGATCACCGGAGACGCGCTGTTCAACGAGGTGTTCTTCGACGACGTCTTCGTGCCGGACACCGATGTGGTCGGGGGCGAGGGAGAGGGCTGGAAGGTAGCCCGTGCGACGCTCGGCAACGAACGCGTCTCCATCGGTGGCGGCAGTGGTTCCATCGCGTTCACCGGGAAGGAACTGGTCAAGCTGCTCGACGGGTCTCCCGGTGCCAGGGAAAGCGCGGAGCACGAGGTGGGGGAGATCCTCGCGGAGGAGCACACGCTGCGTCTGCTCAACCTCCGCCAGGCCGCCCGGGCGATCGCCGGTGCCGGTCCCGGTCCCGAGGCCAACGTCACCAAACTCGTCAAAGCCGAACACTCCCAGCGCATCACCAACCTCGGCATGACTCTGGTCGGACCGGCGGCGGTGATGGGTGAGGTTCCGGACGTCTCCTACCCCTACCTCTTCACCCGTTGCCTGACGATCGCGGGTGGAACGTCGGAAATCATGCGCAACACCATCGCCGAACGGATCCTGGGGCTACCGCGCGATCCACTGGTCCGCTGAGCGATGACGGACGAAAGGAATTGCACGTGAATGACCTTCCCCTCGCGGGTGTCACCGTGGTCAGTCTGGAACAGGCTGTGGCGGCACCGTTCGCGACGCGCCAACTGGCAGATTTGGGAGCCCGCGTCATCAAGGT from Rhodococcus opacus B4 encodes:
- the fdxA gene encoding ferredoxin — protein: MPYVIAEPCVDVLDKACIEECPVDCIYEGGRMMYIHPDECVDCGACEPVCPVEAIFFDDDLPDQWSGYVSSNAEFFDELGSPGSAAKTGRTENDPPSIAALPAKDPH
- a CDS encoding acyl-CoA dehydrogenase translates to MALAISEEHKELADVAASHLARGNVREAARRTLDGTGADLPAFWSATAGLGWFGLHLPEEHGGSGFGLPELTVVLEALGHELAPGPFLPTVTASAILAHSAPESVQARWLPGLADGSAIGAVGLSPGLTLDSDGGLTGESRAVIGAPQAAVLVLVAGDDVVVVEPGEAGVSVSTRAGLDTTRTIGNVTVDGAAIPAERILKGAARAAVTYFRILVAAEAVGSAMACLETATDYVKTREQFGRPVGTFQAVKHHCANMLIDIEMTVAATWDAARAGDVESAWFAAAVAASHAARAQVKAARLNIQLHGGIGFTWEHDAHLYLRRADTVAAVVADGRDPLVDVVEAFRAGEAHGASFELPAEARTFREQAGAAVAHYKALPEGEQRDYLVDSGYLVPHWRKPWGREAGVVEQLVIEEEFAGIDLPDLGITGWVNLTISQVGTDEQKSRWIDPVLRGQTNWCQLFSEPGAGSDAAAVRTAGKRVDGGWRVTGQKVWTSAALGCEWGLATVRTDPQASKHAGVTMMAIRLDSPGVEIRPLREITGDALFNEVFFDDVFVPDTDVVGGEGEGWKVARATLGNERVSIGGGSGSIAFTGKELVKLLDGSPGARESAEHEVGEILAEEHTLRLLNLRQAARAIAGAGPGPEANVTKLVKAEHSQRITNLGMTLVGPAAVMGEVPDVSYPYLFTRCLTIAGGTSEIMRNTIAERILGLPRDPLVR